From the genome of Brevibacterium sp. JSBI002, one region includes:
- a CDS encoding serine hydrolase domain-containing protein — translation MTAIDNHRTPATAGRLPRRMGFALLAAALTAAVLAAITPWPRGFQGTPTGDAELMSELEDALGSRHWQHVAAARTDGDEVTFAGTGADEHTEFEIGSITKTFTTALFADAIDRGEVEADTSLGEVWPELEGKVAEVTLESIAMQRSGLPSQNPAPSFSDGVMTMLSNYVHTDPYRGDAADIVASLNDVEVGEPEPEYSNYGFAVLGQAVAEVAGLNYSDLVRSRLTEPLGMKETFVPDSAEGLTHGFTASGLPAAPWTMGGSAPAGSIRSTTHDLSIWLRAVSDGTAPGAEAAEPRTEFEDDRIGWAWFTTTHGGSTITWHNGGTGGYRSYLGFDSKSGKGVIVLADSANWVDAAATLISKPADTEAADSARRDSAAKSGTQS, via the coding sequence ATGACCGCCATCGACAATCACCGCACACCTGCGACTGCGGGACGGCTACCTCGGCGCATGGGGTTTGCCCTGCTTGCCGCCGCACTCACGGCCGCCGTGCTCGCGGCGATCACCCCGTGGCCGCGCGGTTTCCAGGGTACGCCGACAGGGGACGCCGAGCTCATGAGCGAACTCGAAGACGCACTCGGCAGCCGGCATTGGCAGCACGTGGCCGCAGCCCGCACAGACGGCGACGAAGTGACCTTTGCGGGCACCGGAGCCGATGAGCACACCGAATTCGAGATCGGATCGATCACGAAGACGTTCACGACCGCCCTCTTCGCCGATGCGATCGATCGAGGCGAGGTCGAGGCGGACACCAGCCTCGGCGAGGTGTGGCCGGAGCTGGAGGGGAAGGTCGCCGAGGTGACGCTCGAGTCGATTGCGATGCAGCGGTCGGGGCTGCCCTCCCAGAACCCCGCACCGAGCTTCAGCGACGGGGTGATGACCATGCTGTCGAACTACGTCCACACCGACCCCTACCGCGGGGATGCCGCGGACATCGTCGCCAGTCTCAACGACGTGGAGGTGGGCGAGCCGGAGCCCGAGTATTCGAACTATGGGTTCGCCGTCCTCGGCCAAGCCGTCGCCGAGGTGGCCGGGTTGAACTATTCCGACCTCGTCCGGTCTCGCCTCACCGAACCCTTGGGAATGAAGGAGACGTTCGTCCCGGACTCCGCCGAAGGCCTGACCCACGGGTTCACGGCCTCCGGGCTGCCGGCCGCGCCGTGGACGATGGGCGGATCCGCGCCCGCGGGGTCGATCCGGTCGACGACCCATGACCTGTCGATCTGGCTGCGTGCCGTGAGCGACGGAACCGCGCCCGGCGCCGAGGCGGCAGAACCTCGAACGGAATTCGAGGATGACCGCATCGGCTGGGCGTGGTTTACGACGACGCATGGCGGCTCGACCATCACCTGGCACAACGGCGGCACCGGCGGCTACCGGTCGTACCTCGGATTCGACTCGAAGTCCGGGAAGGGCGTCATCGTGCTGGCGGATTCCGCGAACTGGGTCGATGCGGCCGCGACGCTCATCTCGAAGCCGGCCGATACCGAGGCAGCCGACAGTGCACGTAGGGATTCCGCTGCGAAGTCAGGAACACAGTCATGA
- a CDS encoding ArsR/SmtB family transcription factor, which yields MESVPSAEDRLSALEQRVAELEAVAKGPQGAAAAQKDVGEAPSAGMESPASSGAADSPAEPSESGSALPGDAETFWALHGLVDRLGEDGGVTYTGYTTPPGGSGPVAWQMGLSSAGLAQIDFAEAAGSLAALGHPVRLQLLQAIYEGTSTVAELGKDERFGTSGQIYHHVHALAGAGWLESARRGHWRVPAQRVVPLLTLVLIGTH from the coding sequence ATGGAATCAGTACCGTCGGCAGAAGATCGTCTCTCCGCTCTCGAACAGCGAGTCGCCGAGCTCGAGGCTGTGGCCAAGGGGCCGCAGGGGGCTGCGGCAGCTCAGAAGGACGTGGGCGAAGCGCCGTCGGCTGGAATGGAGTCGCCAGCATCGTCCGGCGCTGCGGACTCGCCTGCAGAGCCGAGCGAATCGGGATCCGCCCTGCCGGGCGACGCTGAGACGTTTTGGGCGCTGCATGGGCTCGTCGACCGCCTCGGCGAGGACGGCGGAGTGACCTACACCGGGTACACCACTCCCCCGGGCGGCAGCGGTCCCGTGGCGTGGCAGATGGGTCTGAGCAGTGCCGGGCTGGCGCAGATCGATTTCGCCGAGGCGGCCGGATCCTTGGCAGCCCTCGGCCACCCGGTCCGCCTGCAGCTGCTCCAGGCGATCTATGAGGGCACGAGCACCGTGGCCGAGCTGGGCAAGGACGAACGGTTCGGCACGTCCGGGCAGATCTATCACCATGTGCATGCTCTCGCCGGCGCCGGCTGGTTAGAGAGCGCCCGCCGCGGACATTGGCGTGTGCCCGCTCAGCGAGTCGTTCCGCTGCTCACCCTCGTCCTCATCGGCACCCACTGA
- a CDS encoding MFS transporter translates to MADETAAAHRRRPESRIATGWGLAASVYVFTVVMMGTTLPTPLYPLYEERFGFGTAFTTQLFAIYTVGVIGALIIFGRLSDGLGRRPVLSLGVIFSIASAVLFLIGSHIGLLLTGRILSGLAAGIFTSTATVTVLENAPAGRERLAGSLATAANMGGLGLGILSSGLLARFAPAPLLTPFLVNALMLVIAGLALIFVRDRTRGGAAAVRLQLPGIPASAKRMFLAASPGAITGFSVCGLYSAIAPSFIGQTLHVTSTAVTGAVVFLLFGASATAQVLLRGLSDRRLIIGGTVTMIVSMGALVCALMAGSLPVLIASAALAGAGQGLVFMTGMRAITAVTAPEHRTEATTSYFILAYVFISVPAIGAGFLAAEVGLANATVVFAVAVAVVCVFGLVAARRFAGR, encoded by the coding sequence GTGGCAGACGAAACGGCGGCAGCACACCGGCGGCGCCCGGAATCGCGCATCGCGACGGGATGGGGCCTGGCCGCCTCGGTGTACGTGTTCACCGTCGTCATGATGGGCACCACCCTGCCCACGCCCCTCTACCCGCTCTATGAGGAGCGGTTCGGGTTCGGCACCGCTTTCACCACTCAGCTCTTCGCGATCTACACGGTCGGGGTCATCGGCGCGCTCATCATCTTCGGTCGGCTCTCCGACGGACTGGGGCGACGGCCGGTGCTCAGCCTCGGGGTGATCTTCTCGATCGCCTCGGCGGTGCTCTTCCTCATCGGATCCCACATCGGCCTGCTGCTGACCGGCCGAATCCTGTCCGGTCTGGCCGCGGGGATCTTCACGTCGACCGCCACCGTCACCGTGCTCGAGAACGCGCCCGCCGGGCGCGAACGACTCGCCGGATCCTTGGCCACGGCGGCGAATATGGGCGGGCTGGGACTCGGGATCCTGTCCTCCGGACTGCTCGCCCGCTTCGCCCCCGCTCCCCTGCTCACGCCGTTCCTCGTCAACGCGCTCATGCTCGTCATCGCCGGCTTGGCGCTCATCTTCGTGCGGGACCGGACGCGCGGCGGGGCGGCGGCTGTGCGGTTGCAGCTGCCGGGGATTCCTGCCTCGGCGAAGCGCATGTTCCTGGCCGCCTCACCTGGGGCGATCACCGGCTTCTCGGTGTGCGGGCTGTATTCGGCGATCGCGCCGAGCTTCATCGGGCAGACCCTGCACGTGACGTCGACCGCGGTCACGGGCGCCGTCGTGTTCCTTCTCTTCGGCGCCTCGGCGACGGCGCAGGTGCTGCTGCGCGGGTTGAGTGACCGTCGGCTCATCATCGGCGGGACCGTGACCATGATCGTGAGCATGGGGGCTCTCGTATGCGCGCTCATGGCGGGGTCGCTGCCGGTGCTCATCGCCTCCGCAGCGTTAGCCGGTGCCGGGCAGGGGCTCGTGTTCATGACCGGGATGCGTGCGATCACCGCGGTGACCGCGCCAGAGCACCGCACCGAGGCGACCACCTCGTACTTCATCCTCGCGTACGTGTTCATATCGGTGCCGGCGATCGGTGCCGGATTCCTCGCCGCCGAGGTGGGGCTGGCGAATGCGACCGTCGTCTTCGCCGTCGCAGTGGCCGTGGTGTGCGTGTTTGGACTCGTCGCGGCACGGAGGTTCGCGGGCCGTTAA
- a CDS encoding Rieske (2Fe-2S) protein — MTTTPNSPAEVESTVPADPTRRRVMKTAGVAGTVAVIGGSVAATSACSSDEEAEPTKDSKLPASDVPVGSGTVIEDTYVITQPKEGEFFAFSSVCTHQGCQVTRITEEAIICPCHSSNFSVTTGEVISGPAEEPLPKYEVSESGGTLTVKGK, encoded by the coding sequence ATGACGACGACCCCGAACAGCCCCGCCGAAGTCGAATCGACCGTACCAGCGGATCCGACCCGGCGACGTGTGATGAAGACAGCAGGCGTGGCCGGAACGGTGGCGGTCATCGGCGGCTCGGTGGCGGCCACCTCGGCGTGTTCGTCCGACGAGGAGGCGGAGCCGACGAAGGACTCGAAACTGCCGGCCTCCGACGTGCCCGTCGGATCCGGCACCGTCATCGAGGACACCTACGTGATCACTCAGCCGAAGGAAGGCGAGTTCTTCGCGTTCTCATCGGTGTGCACCCACCAGGGCTGCCAGGTCACTCGTATCACCGAGGAGGCCATCATCTGCCCGTGTCATTCCTCGAACTTCTCGGTGACCACCGGAGAGGTGATCTCCGGTCCGGCCGAGGAGCCGCTGCCGAAGTACGAGGTCTCCGAAAGCGGCGGCACGCTGACCGTCAAGGGCAAATAA